Proteins found in one Mucilaginibacter gracilis genomic segment:
- the mobC gene encoding conjugal transfer protein MobC, producing the protein MQTGEDSQGLRKIIDFTRLISLFILSIHFYISCYAAFQAWHLTAEITTRIVLNIGKTGLFMGMLKPKLAALVFLLISLIGAKGKKEEKIRKDTIAIYLGAGLLLYFISGLSFYLIASPAIITISYIGLTALGYLLILTGGVRLSRLISLGLTKDIFNTENETFPQEERLLENEYSVNLPARYALRKKIRSSWINFINPFRGLLVVGTPGAGKSYFVIRHVIDQHLKKGFSMFIYDFKFDDLTKIAYNKLIRYKENFKVKPQFYLINFDDLSRTHRSNPLDPQSMEDITDATEASRTILLGLNRDWIKKQGEFFVESPINFLTAIIWYLRRYRDGRYCTLPHVIELMQADYEELFPLLKEEEEIKVLINPFISAYQNKATDQLEGQVASAKISLARLSSPQLYYVLSGNDFTLDINNPLSPKIVCMGNNPQKLQTYGAVLSLYISRVIKLANRKNQLKSSLIFDEFPTIYFNNIDSLIATARSNKVSTTLGIQDYSQLKKDYGREQAEVIMNIVGNIISGQVTGDTAKQLSERLGKIMQERNSVSINSSDTSVSKSTQLEYAVPASKISSLSSGSFVGMVADNPDEKIELKIFHSEIQNDHAAIKAEEDNYQPIPAVANVSTLDVEENYKTIKAEIADLIEREIGILTARKEALDAAKQEVKKHAEAEIKPTAVTSKEIIETDSKKPGKRQSRKEKRMLTQRKKIDKNEQFSEEKPLSR; encoded by the coding sequence ATGCAGACCGGAGAAGACTCCCAGGGACTTAGAAAGATCATCGATTTTACAAGGCTCATCAGCCTGTTTATACTTAGTATCCATTTTTACATCAGCTGTTATGCCGCCTTTCAGGCCTGGCACCTGACGGCAGAGATCACCACGCGAATTGTGCTCAATATCGGAAAGACCGGGCTGTTCATGGGTATGCTCAAACCCAAGCTTGCCGCATTGGTATTCCTGCTTATTTCCCTGATCGGTGCCAAAGGCAAAAAGGAGGAAAAGATCAGAAAGGATACGATTGCCATTTATCTGGGTGCAGGACTGCTATTATATTTTATCAGCGGCTTATCATTTTACCTTATAGCTTCGCCAGCGATTATTACCATCAGCTACATAGGTTTGACCGCTTTAGGCTACCTATTGATCCTAACAGGTGGCGTACGGCTATCCCGCTTGATCAGCCTGGGGCTGACCAAAGATATTTTTAATACAGAAAATGAAACCTTTCCCCAGGAAGAACGGCTATTGGAAAATGAATACTCGGTCAACCTTCCGGCACGGTATGCCCTTAGAAAGAAGATCCGCAGTTCCTGGATCAATTTTATCAACCCTTTCCGGGGTTTGCTTGTAGTTGGTACACCCGGTGCAGGTAAATCGTATTTCGTGATCCGCCATGTAATCGACCAGCACCTGAAAAAGGGCTTTAGCATGTTCATTTACGACTTTAAGTTTGATGACCTGACGAAGATCGCCTATAATAAATTGATCAGATACAAAGAAAACTTCAAGGTTAAGCCGCAATTCTACCTGATCAATTTTGATGACCTTTCGCGTACCCATCGCAGTAACCCCCTCGACCCGCAGAGCATGGAAGACATTACCGATGCGACCGAAGCTTCAAGAACAATACTTTTGGGACTGAACAGGGATTGGATAAAAAAACAGGGCGAGTTCTTCGTAGAAAGCCCGATCAACTTTTTAACGGCCATTATCTGGTACTTGCGCAGGTACCGCGATGGCAGGTATTGTACCCTTCCGCATGTGATCGAACTGATGCAGGCCGACTATGAAGAGCTGTTTCCTTTGCTGAAGGAAGAGGAAGAAATCAAAGTATTGATCAATCCCTTTATCTCTGCCTACCAGAACAAAGCCACCGACCAGCTGGAGGGACAGGTAGCCAGCGCCAAGATCAGTCTCGCTCGATTGTCTTCACCGCAATTGTATTATGTATTATCCGGTAACGATTTTACGCTGGATATCAATAACCCCTTATCCCCAAAGATCGTTTGCATGGGGAATAATCCGCAGAAACTGCAAACCTACGGCGCGGTGCTATCGCTCTACATATCCAGGGTGATCAAACTGGCGAACAGGAAGAACCAACTCAAAAGCAGCCTGATCTTTGATGAGTTCCCTACCATCTATTTTAATAACATAGATAGCCTGATCGCTACCGCTCGTTCGAACAAGGTGTCTACCACGCTTGGGATACAGGACTACAGCCAGTTAAAGAAGGACTACGGGAGGGAACAGGCGGAGGTCATCATGAATATTGTCGGTAATATTATCAGCGGGCAGGTCACCGGTGATACGGCCAAGCAGCTTTCCGAGCGGCTGGGCAAGATCATGCAGGAGCGCAACAGTGTCAGCATCAACAGCTCCGATACTTCGGTTAGCAAATCCACACAACTGGAATATGCCGTACCGGCATCAAAGATCTCCAGCCTGTCTTCAGGTTCATTTGTAGGCATGGTGGCAGATAACCCGGACGAAAAGATCGAGCTGAAGATATTTCACAGCGAGATACAGAATGACCATGCGGCTATCAAGGCTGAGGAAGATAATTACCAACCCATTCCGGCTGTTGCAAACGTAAGCACATTGGATGTGGAAGAGAATTACAAGACGATCAAAGCTGAAATCGCAGACCTGATCGAAAGGGAAATTGGCATTTTGACTGCAAGAAAAGAAGCGCTGGATGCGGCAAAGCAAGAAGTCAAGAAGCACGCAGAAGCGGAGATTAAGCCAACTGCTGTTACGTCGAAAGAAATTATAGAAACAGACAGTAAAAAGCCTGGAAAACGGCAATCCAGGAAAGAAAAAAGAATGTTGACCCAACGGAAAAAGATTGATAAAAATGAACAGTTTTCGGAAGAAAAACCGCTATCAAGGTAG
- a CDS encoding FecR family protein, which yields MENQNDQQEQEFRHRLSRLNFTDGDLIEEQLKAEQLWSNQELRLLLKPRKIINIRRWMSAASIVLMLSAAFIFQYIRKEKADVTAAIAYGQIRTTKGERKTVILSDGSRVTMNSASVLKYPLDFIKKNREVELQGQAFFEVKHDSAHPFIIQTSKLAVQVLGTTFDVNNYENEQELAVTVSSGKVSVLAAKKAGYRILLPGDRLVYHPENGKLEMQKVQPDDYTSWQKGYYVFEDKNLSYICKQLEKTYNVEFFFQNPELKNKKMSFRIRGENITRVTGMLSLAGGFDYTIKGRKITLTHR from the coding sequence ATGGAAAACCAAAACGATCAACAAGAACAAGAATTCCGGCACCGGCTCTCCCGGCTCAATTTTACGGACGGGGACCTCATTGAAGAACAGCTCAAGGCCGAACAGTTGTGGTCAAACCAGGAATTACGCTTGCTGCTTAAACCAAGAAAGATCATAAACATCAGGAGATGGATGTCAGCAGCATCCATCGTACTTATGCTTTCGGCTGCATTTATTTTTCAGTACATCAGGAAGGAAAAGGCCGATGTTACAGCTGCAATAGCTTACGGCCAAATCCGTACTACTAAAGGCGAGCGTAAAACGGTGATCTTATCAGACGGTTCCCGCGTCACCATGAACAGTGCTTCTGTACTGAAATATCCGTTGGATTTTATTAAGAAAAACAGGGAGGTTGAACTTCAGGGGCAGGCTTTTTTCGAAGTAAAACATGACAGCGCACATCCTTTTATTATTCAGACCTCCAAATTAGCGGTACAAGTTCTTGGGACAACGTTTGACGTCAATAATTATGAAAATGAACAGGAACTTGCGGTAACAGTAAGTTCCGGAAAGGTCAGCGTTCTGGCTGCAAAAAAAGCCGGTTACCGCATATTGCTGCCAGGCGACCGACTGGTTTATCATCCGGAAAACGGAAAGCTGGAAATGCAAAAGGTACAACCGGATGATTATACTTCCTGGCAAAAAGGATACTACGTATTTGAAGACAAAAATCTTTCTTACATCTGCAAACAGCTGGAAAAAACCTATAACGTAGAATTCTTTTTTCAAAATCCTGAGCTAAAAAACAAGAAAATGAGCTTCAGGATCAGGGGGGAAAATATCACCAGGGTAACAGGAATGCTATCGCTGGCGGGCGGTTTCGATTACACCATCAAGGGCAGAAAGATCACATTAACGCATAGATAA
- a CDS encoding RNA polymerase sigma factor: protein MEHATDKELIRLIRLSDYAAFDELHHRYWASLRRLAYRKTGDRADAFDLVQEMYIELWEKRETLAFGDELNGWLHNRLWFKLSTYYRTKGFQEKHLENIRINLEADLSFPQHDVLELVENQKKYDRLLDVVNQTIEEMPDRMREIFLLNRNEQKNVSEISEKLGISPKTARKQLDRAMVRLRLSTQNYKASTMELLFIAWIIYS from the coding sequence ATGGAACATGCTACGGATAAAGAACTCATCAGGCTGATCCGCCTATCGGATTACGCCGCTTTCGATGAGCTACACCACAGGTATTGGGCCAGTTTGCGCAGGCTCGCTTACCGGAAAACCGGCGACCGGGCGGACGCCTTTGATTTGGTACAGGAAATGTACATTGAGCTTTGGGAAAAAAGAGAAACGCTGGCATTTGGCGATGAACTGAACGGCTGGTTGCACAACCGGCTTTGGTTTAAGCTATCAACCTATTACCGCACAAAGGGCTTCCAGGAAAAGCACCTTGAAAATATCAGGATAAATCTGGAGGCGGATCTGAGCTTCCCACAACACGATGTATTGGAACTGGTGGAAAATCAAAAGAAATATGACCGGTTACTGGATGTGGTCAATCAAACCATTGAAGAAATGCCGGACAGGATGCGCGAGATATTCCTGCTGAACCGGAACGAGCAAAAAAACGTGTCCGAAATTTCCGAAAAACTGGGTATCTCTCCCAAAACTGCACGTAAACAGTTAGACAGGGCCATGGTCAGGCTGCGGCTCTCTACACAAAATTACAAAGCCTCGACGATGGAACTCCTGTTTATTGCCTGGATAATCTACAGTTAG
- a CDS encoding relaxase/mobilization nuclease domain-containing protein, which produces MVAKISTGKSIRGMLHYNENKVIAGEASLILASGFAGEIEKMNFQQKLQRFNHLTELKPNVKTNALHISLNFDASENLSNAKLQDIAIAYMERIGFGDQPFLVYRHDDAAHQHIHVTTTNITAAGERIDLHNIGKLLSEPARKAIEQEFKLVRAESRKFKQEPGIKPADLTKAQYGQLPTKRAISNVVTAVTRDYKYTSLAELNAVLKSFNVVAMRGAEHTAMFEKKGLMFSLIDVNGKTLGVPIKASSFYSKPTLRNLEKKFEQNIEKRKVYKEPLKNALDQTLNKYTAISKSTFVAELKNYNIQVAFRTNEQGRTYGITYINHGNKSVFNGSDLGKAYSAKALIEQFATSDKLKVKPQQTSLLTKNRPSVNLLEKEQKDLPNLLHREPDRLLQSLLENPNREDGSPLMPRKKRKKRKGIRF; this is translated from the coding sequence ATGGTTGCAAAAATAAGTACCGGCAAAAGTATCAGGGGAATGCTGCACTACAACGAGAACAAGGTAATAGCCGGAGAAGCCAGCCTGATCCTGGCCAGTGGGTTTGCGGGAGAGATAGAAAAAATGAATTTTCAGCAGAAGCTGCAACGTTTTAATCACCTCACTGAACTAAAACCCAATGTAAAAACCAATGCCTTGCACATCTCGCTGAACTTTGATGCCAGCGAAAATCTGAGCAACGCCAAATTACAGGACATTGCCATTGCCTATATGGAAAGGATAGGTTTTGGCGACCAGCCTTTCCTGGTCTACCGCCATGATGATGCCGCCCACCAGCACATCCATGTTACCACGACCAATATTACAGCGGCAGGCGAACGCATCGACCTGCACAACATCGGCAAACTCCTATCGGAACCTGCCCGTAAGGCCATCGAGCAGGAGTTTAAGCTGGTTAGAGCCGAAAGCAGGAAGTTCAAGCAGGAACCCGGCATTAAGCCTGCCGACCTGACCAAAGCACAATATGGACAGTTGCCCACCAAACGGGCGATCAGCAATGTGGTGACAGCGGTAACAAGGGATTATAAGTACACGAGCCTCGCCGAACTGAATGCCGTGCTCAAAAGCTTTAACGTAGTGGCGATGCGTGGTGCCGAGCATACCGCGATGTTTGAAAAGAAAGGCCTGATGTTTTCGCTGATCGATGTAAATGGCAAAACACTTGGCGTACCGATCAAGGCCAGCTCATTTTACAGCAAGCCAACGCTAAGGAACCTGGAAAAGAAGTTTGAGCAGAATATTGAGAAGCGAAAGGTTTACAAAGAACCGCTAAAGAACGCCCTTGATCAAACGCTGAATAAATACACGGCCATCAGCAAGTCCACCTTTGTGGCAGAGCTTAAAAATTACAACATTCAGGTTGCTTTTCGCACTAATGAACAAGGCCGAACCTATGGCATCACTTATATCAACCACGGTAATAAATCAGTCTTTAACGGCAGCGACCTGGGCAAGGCCTACAGCGCAAAAGCATTGATAGAGCAGTTCGCCACTTCAGATAAACTAAAAGTGAAACCGCAACAGACATCACTGCTCACCAAAAACAGGCCATCGGTAAACCTGCTGGAAAAGGAACAGAAAGACCTGCCAAACCTGTTACATAGGGAACCCGATCGTTTACTGCAATCCCTGCTGGAAAACCCGAACAGGGAAGACGGCAGCCCACTCATGCCAAGAAAAAAACGAAAGAAACGCAAGGGCATACGCTTCTGA
- a CDS encoding phospholipase D-like domain-containing protein — MSQKVSLVPTGIVTPVVQASPPIISVCSNNDQVIVAWKYAEPIKDCIGFAVYRKLNNESDTEADALMNRVGFADEAFKKGEQRPSYEWPIQRFIWTDFSVSEGDTASYKIVPILYDGDQLSKDMLNASAWSAVAQMKTGIDAAGNPSPYHVYFNRGIISSQFFSRMKENLSSELPGTTIKAIIGGANNKLRDFLGGFLDNRLFSLLDDVIGNPDLTIYSALYELHQSDLLDKLKKIGSRAHVILANGAAKKKGEDKNEDSRKEIRDAGVDVYDRIVDVTQKHFAHNKFVVICHKGDPIQIWSGSTNWTPGGLFSQVNNGIFIEDPALAKVYKAEWDALKYDVVTDDSGYGTALYDKNKAAHSFGSANSRVWFAPTPAFDDLKDVESLMEAATTGILFLMFNPGPKNTFFNYIIDLQTRKPDLFIHGVINQDPGATGKIPAPLIFFHQGQQTETDWNAIMPETISEEFSFWYKEVSAGMVTIHSKILVIDPFGPNPYVVTGSHNFGPKASSTNDENLLIINDKKVAEQYAVNIMAVYDHYRWRYSLFKKNTDFKGLSKDREWMADYMENKLRAKELDFWL, encoded by the coding sequence ATGTCACAGAAAGTATCTTTAGTCCCGACTGGCATAGTTACGCCTGTTGTACAGGCGTCTCCGCCAATAATATCTGTTTGCTCCAACAATGACCAGGTGATTGTTGCCTGGAAATACGCCGAGCCCATCAAAGATTGTATAGGGTTCGCGGTGTATCGTAAATTGAATAATGAGAGCGATACAGAAGCGGACGCGTTGATGAATCGTGTCGGCTTTGCAGACGAAGCCTTTAAAAAAGGCGAGCAAAGACCAAGTTATGAATGGCCGATCCAAAGGTTTATCTGGACTGATTTTTCCGTCAGCGAGGGTGATACCGCCAGTTACAAGATTGTTCCTATATTATATGACGGCGATCAATTATCTAAGGATATGCTAAATGCTTCAGCATGGTCGGCTGTGGCCCAAATGAAAACGGGGATAGACGCAGCAGGTAACCCATCACCATACCATGTATATTTCAACCGAGGTATAATTTCCTCTCAGTTCTTCTCCCGTATGAAGGAGAACCTTTCTTCCGAATTGCCGGGTACAACGATTAAAGCGATCATAGGCGGGGCAAATAATAAACTAAGGGATTTCCTTGGTGGTTTTCTTGATAACAGGCTTTTTTCTTTATTAGACGATGTGATTGGTAATCCTGACCTGACCATTTATTCGGCGCTATATGAACTCCATCAGTCCGACCTGCTGGATAAATTAAAAAAGATCGGATCAAGGGCTCATGTTATTCTAGCAAACGGCGCGGCAAAAAAGAAAGGCGAAGATAAAAATGAAGATAGCCGGAAAGAAATCAGGGATGCCGGTGTGGATGTTTACGACAGGATAGTAGATGTTACCCAAAAACACTTCGCCCATAATAAATTTGTGGTAATTTGCCATAAAGGCGACCCTATACAAATCTGGTCTGGAAGTACGAACTGGACACCCGGCGGATTGTTTTCGCAAGTGAATAATGGTATCTTCATCGAAGATCCTGCATTGGCAAAAGTTTACAAAGCGGAGTGGGATGCGCTTAAATACGATGTGGTAACAGATGACAGCGGTTATGGTACTGCTTTATATGATAAGAACAAGGCAGCCCATTCGTTTGGCAGCGCAAATAGCAGGGTATGGTTTGCGCCGACACCTGCTTTCGATGATCTGAAAGATGTGGAATCATTGATGGAAGCTGCTACCACCGGCATATTATTTTTGATGTTTAACCCCGGCCCAAAAAATACATTCTTTAACTATATAATTGATCTACAGACGAGGAAACCCGATCTGTTTATTCATGGCGTAATTAATCAAGACCCCGGTGCGACAGGTAAGATCCCGGCACCATTGATATTCTTTCACCAGGGGCAACAGACCGAGACGGATTGGAACGCCATTATGCCCGAAACGATTTCTGAAGAGTTTAGTTTTTGGTATAAAGAGGTAAGCGCGGGAATGGTTACTATTCATAGTAAAATCCTGGTAATTGATCCGTTCGGGCCAAATCCCTATGTGGTAACAGGCTCCCACAATTTCGGGCCTAAGGCAAGTTCAACCAATGATGAAAACCTGCTGATCATCAATGATAAAAAGGTAGCGGAACAATATGCGGTAAATATTATGGCTGTATATGACCACTATCGCTGGAGATATTCGTTATTCAAAAAAAACACGGATTTCAAGGGCTTGAGCAAGGACAGGGAATGGATGGCTGATTATATGGAGAATAAACTGCGGGCCAAAGAACTTGATTTCTGGTTGTAA
- a CDS encoding FecR family protein: MPTEKELKKLLEKYASGKCSPAETKLLEAWFTRIGENQEVEDLSSADQHRMLNSLRKSPRFAKGKNRIISMFPAWKKIAVAASMVGILVLSGLWINKSIRNSGQQETAYIQISTGKGEVRKVTLPDRSVVWLNARTKLSYSPDFKNNRSLRLNGEAVFQVTHDKTHPFKVQTQDSIETTVLGTQFDISSYDGLTETQVAVLEGRVKVGKISQQAQGVLVKNDMISFNRSTKTFDKRIENAETMASWRTGQWELRGRGVEGLALVLFNQYGITLKHTKKSLDKVEVSANFNKRQTAEEIISTFCLLGDCKFRWISKTEVELY, translated from the coding sequence ATGCCCACAGAAAAGGAATTAAAAAAACTGCTTGAAAAATACGCTTCCGGCAAATGCAGTCCAGCAGAAACCAAACTGTTAGAGGCTTGGTTCACTCGCATTGGCGAAAACCAGGAAGTCGAAGACCTAAGTAGTGCCGACCAGCACCGCATGCTCAATTCACTGAGGAAAAGCCCACGCTTCGCGAAAGGGAAAAACCGTATCATTTCTATGTTCCCGGCTTGGAAAAAAATTGCAGTGGCGGCTTCAATGGTCGGCATTTTAGTACTATCGGGCTTATGGATCAATAAGAGCATCAGAAATTCAGGACAGCAGGAAACAGCATACATACAGATCAGCACCGGCAAGGGTGAAGTAAGAAAAGTGACCCTGCCTGACCGTTCCGTTGTATGGCTGAATGCACGTACGAAGCTTTCTTATTCTCCAGATTTTAAAAACAACAGATCGCTCCGGCTGAATGGCGAGGCCGTTTTCCAGGTAACGCACGATAAAACACACCCTTTCAAAGTTCAGACCCAGGATAGTATAGAAACTACCGTTTTAGGAACACAGTTCGATATCAGCAGCTATGACGGGCTGACCGAAACCCAGGTTGCCGTCTTAGAGGGCCGGGTTAAGGTTGGAAAGATCAGCCAGCAAGCACAAGGTGTCTTGGTCAAGAACGATATGATCAGCTTTAACAGATCAACAAAAACATTTGATAAAAGGATCGAAAATGCGGAAACCATGGCATCATGGCGCACCGGACAATGGGAATTAAGGGGACGTGGTGTAGAGGGGCTCGCGCTTGTCCTGTTTAACCAATATGGTATCACTTTAAAGCATACTAAAAAATCTTTGGACAAAGTTGAAGTAAGCGCCAATTTTAATAAAAGACAAACCGCAGAAGAGATCATCAGCACTTTTTGTCTGCTGGGAGACTGCAAATTCCGTTGGATAAGCAAAACTGAAGTAGAATTATATTAA
- a CDS encoding RNA polymerase sigma factor yields MTENIQTDEELWQLIKQDSHTAFETLYLRYLKSVFTEINKRISDRDQAEDLTQEVFLSLWEKRVTSNPQGAIYPYIYGIAINKVFNYFRSNKIPANFIETWETLPEDLAQLAELPQAFKVAEVTEMEHLLEEERSNLPEKMRRVYELRYEKRLSIAEIADGLSISHNTVHNHLKEVRKRFTSALRKSSFLL; encoded by the coding sequence ATGACAGAAAACATTCAAACGGACGAGGAATTATGGCAACTGATAAAGCAGGACAGCCATACTGCGTTTGAAACATTGTACCTGCGGTATTTGAAATCTGTCTTTACCGAGATCAACAAACGTATCAGTGACCGTGATCAGGCCGAGGATCTCACACAGGAAGTATTCCTGTCCCTTTGGGAAAAAAGGGTGACCAGTAATCCACAAGGAGCCATATACCCCTATATATATGGGATTGCTATTAATAAGGTCTTTAATTATTTTAGATCGAACAAAATACCGGCAAACTTTATTGAGACCTGGGAGACCTTACCAGAAGATCTTGCTCAGTTGGCAGAATTGCCCCAGGCGTTCAAAGTTGCCGAGGTAACAGAAATGGAACATTTGCTGGAAGAAGAACGATCAAACCTGCCCGAGAAAATGCGTCGTGTATATGAGTTACGCTACGAAAAGAGGTTAAGTATAGCTGAAATTGCTGATGGTCTTTCCATATCTCACAATACCGTTCACAATCATTTAAAGGAAGTTCGTAAACGTTTCACCTCTGCGCTTCGAAAATCGAGCTTTCTTTTATAA
- the mobC gene encoding plasmid mobilization relaxosome protein MobC, which produces MTRKKVNEPEDLLSHNLIIRVTESTYNRLEKLRKDSKNLSIAAVARKILSGQKINLYHHDVSLNPIMEELALIRKELKAIGVNINQITRSFNQDRTGTSRAYNVTKVAELYQQVDIKVDRLLKIMSKLAEKWLQK; this is translated from the coding sequence ATGACACGAAAGAAAGTGAACGAACCCGAAGACCTGCTTAGCCATAACCTCATCATCCGAGTTACAGAAAGCACCTACAACCGGCTGGAAAAGTTAAGGAAAGACAGTAAAAATCTTTCTATAGCAGCGGTGGCCCGTAAGATCCTGTCCGGCCAAAAGATCAACCTCTATCACCATGATGTTTCGCTAAACCCAATTATGGAAGAACTAGCCCTCATCCGAAAGGAACTGAAAGCCATCGGCGTAAACATCAACCAGATCACCCGCAGTTTTAACCAGGACAGAACCGGAACCAGCCGGGCGTACAATGTTACAAAAGTGGCAGAACTCTATCAGCAGGTAGATATAAAGGTAGACCGCCTGCTAAAGATCATGTCCAAACTCGCTGAAAAATGGTTGCAAAAATAA